In Citrus sinensis cultivar Valencia sweet orange chromosome 2, DVS_A1.0, whole genome shotgun sequence, a single genomic region encodes these proteins:
- the LOC102616350 gene encoding sodium/calcium exchanger NCL1-like: MGKKPAFLLLPFFFLALSGPAHTRARPITNLSTVVISDGTHDVREPASTQLNNKYLISPSDMCEQTYGFLPCTTSLLGNVFLIAVYGYLMLLAAKLLSNGSEILLQIIGPGIIGGLFLPVLSSVPDAAIILASGLSGSKETAQNQVSVGMGLLAGSTVMLLTVLWGSCLLVGKCDIEGTTAVDLKDTKRFSFTGSGVSTDVWTCYAARIMVLSVVPFIIVQLPQVLNTTSISRVTVLISLIVSISLVIAYSIYQVFQPWIQKRRIEYAKQKQLISGILKLVKMHALGRLFTDDGEPNIDVIQKLFNIIDENADGCLSAKELRALVIGIQFEDVDTNIDDAIEKVMEDFDTSKDSCIDEHEFVVGISRWLNRLKHSAIQRQDDGSWTPRLINDFQERARTEYDLLGDKNDEVAELIENPKWMASKAVSILLMGTIVAAVCSDPLVDAVDNFSTASNIPSLFVAFIILPFATSSEAVSALIFASRKRSRTSSLTYSAIYGSVTMSNILSLSVFLSLVYFRHLTWNFSAEVSVILLVCILMGLIASFRTTFPLWMCLVACMLYPFSLLLLYVLDDVLNGSYPRPRPIMV; encoded by the exons ATGGGAAAGAAGCCTGCATTTCTTCTGTTgcccttcttttttcttgcGCTATCCGGCCCTGCACATACTCGAGCTCGACCTATCACCAACTTATCAACTGTAGTCATCTCTGATGGAACCCACGACGTTCGGGAACCGGCTTCAACCCAATTGAATAACAAGTATTTGATATCGCCATCTGATATGTGTGAGCAAACTTATGGGTTCTTGCCATGCACCACCAGTTTGCTTGGCAACGTTTTTCTTATTGCTGTGTACGGTTACTTGATGCTCTTGGCTGCTAAGTTGTTGTCGAATGGAAGTGAGATTTTGTTGCAAATTATTGGTCCTGGCATTATCGGTGGCTTATTCTTGCCCGTATTGAGCTCTGTTCCTGATGCAGCAATCATCCTCG CATCCGGGCTATCTGGGAGTAAAGAAACAGCTCAAAATCAGGTATCCGTTGGAATGGGCTTGTTAGCTGGATCAACTGTCATGCTTCTTACAGTATTATGGGGTTCCTGTCTCTTAGTCGGCAAGTGTGACATCGAGGGTACCACTGCAGTAGATTTAAAAGATACAAAAAGATTCAGTTTCACTG GATCTGGGGTGAGCACTGATGTTTGGACCTGCTATGCTGCAAGGATAATGGTTTTATCTGTTGTTCCATTCATAATAGTCCAGCTACCACAAGTCCTCAACACAACTTCTATTAGTCGCGTAACAGTCCTCATTTCACTGATTGTCTCCATTTCACTAGTGATTGCTTACAGCATTTATCAG GTATTCCAGCCGTGGATCCAAAAGAGAAGAATTGAATACGCAAAGCAGAAGCAGTTAATATCAGGAATATTGAAACTGGTCAAAATGCATGCATTGGGAAGACTCTTTACAGATGATGGGGAGCCTAATATAGATGTCATACAAAA gttatttaacattattgaTGAGAATGCCGATGGATGCCTGTCAGCGAAAGAGCTGAGAGCCCTGGTTATCGGAATCCAATTTGAAGATGTCGATACGAACATTGATGATGCTATTGAAAAAGTAATGGAAGACTTTGATACATCAAAAGATTCATGTATCGATGAGCATGAATTTGTCGTAGGAATCTCAAGATGGCTAAATAGGCTTAAGCACTCTGCCATACAAAGACAAGACGATGGCTCCTGGACACCAAGACTTATAAATGATTTTCAAGAG CGAGCAAGGACAGAGTATGACCTACTGGGGGACAAGAACGATGAAGTTGCGGAGCTTATTGAAAATCCCAAATGGATGGCCTCCAAAGCAGTGTCGATTCTGCTTATGGGAACCATTGTCGCTGCTGTGTGCTCTGATCCTCTAGTGGATGCCGTCGACAACTTTTCAACTGCTTCGAACATTCCTTCTTTGTTTGTCGCCTTCATCATTCTGCCTTTTGCTACATCCAGTGAGGCAGTGTCAGCTCTAATATTTGCCAGCCGAAAGAGGTCAAGAACTTCATCGTTAACATACTCTGCG ATATATGGATCGGTGACCATGAGTAACATTCTTTCACTGTCAGTCTTCCTGAGTCTTGTTTACTTTCGCCATTTGACATGGAACTTTTCAGCAGAAGTGTCGGTAATTCTACTGGTTTGCATTTTGATGGGGCTGATCGCAAGTTTCCGCACCACATTCCCACTTTGGATGTGTTTGGTGGCCTGCATGCTTTACCCATTTTCGCTGCTATTGCTGTATGTTCTTGACGATGTTCTCAATGGGTCCTATCCTAGGCCTAGACCCATTATggtttaa
- the LOC102616640 gene encoding uncharacterized protein LOC102616640 has protein sequence MATESSEDQNPNTPSLNPNMNQNEEPPQDLPQPPPSPPKQQVQETPTAPETLNLEIPDSQDSNPKQQEQVKEDFYTEMFSPPRHVPSAFCNSFSPSKQQVQETPTAPETLTLEIPNSQNSNPKQQEQVEEDFYTEMFSPPRHVPSAFSVTYTRRGANRKQLKRRALVEKKSSKKLKALKQTLKPVPFSSLKNTLDLSRHESLLKRLGLWDFVHLEFDTNIRTDLIAQLIATYNSNSRCSYVNGVRIGVNRADLARALNLPSNSTSKKDKGNVNVNVSDGSAETTDLEESMAFVHEIVSNWMLLHDDMSILPDEVMRVLKYIKEKSFEKVDWPTLIWNMMEKELLAGPELRNCYYASHMQCLIKSQKKELLLSEEVKEEVGEDGDGDVKMCDGLEDIKGSDLEEHKIELSLGQDNAVELKASVENNLNENAGKEEKEFVGEGDVVGVEGNRNEQLLLFDEKKIGFEGDKKEEEENGQWFSDDKKKVGENELLLRRCTVEGVEEMDREEEEKKGMDCDEVEKKQEVGEGEEEGGDQEDEEEEMEEEEQQEEGGFSPPMRGETLEMVTSANLIQGMEAVQAPTYRSDVHICDDDLPADFLSSRVGTHTIPGGSSSHFVNGIKREILHDNDLSHHSINGGNKRMRISWDNKSSSEFYMYMEQMQHLMEKTRMLYEAKEQACEESNVNQQFFLNELQKREGIIEQLQKARYEVEQKRQEEVYRLERELFLMGNILEGYRKALKENRKEFDEYRARCPLPDEPLYKDVPGGEGLVLSVMELEKQRLKQEEEERMNRLLIENKLKDIEGGWIAKFEAHKDRVQQMCNRLLDLENEVKSLKELLAKRKGSETLECAPNELSVP, from the coding sequence ATGGCTACTGAATCCTCGGaagatcaaaatccaaacaCTCCCTCACTGAACCCTAACATGAACCAGAACGAAGAGCCGCCACAAGATCTCCCCCAACCGCCGCCATCACCGCCGAAGCAACAAGTGCAAGAAACCCCAACAGCGCCCGAAACCCTAAACCTAGAAATCCCAGATTCCCAAGATTCAAACCCGAAACAGCAAGAACAAGTCAAAGAAGATTTCTATACGGAGATGTTTTCTCCCCCTCGCCACGTGCCCAGTGCCTTCTGCAATTCATTTTCACCGTCGAAGCAACAAGTGCAAGAAACCCCAACAGCGCCCGAAACCCTAACCCTAGAAATCCCAAATTCCCAAAATTCAAACCCGAAACAGCAAGAGCAAGTCGAAGAAGATTTCTATACAGAGATGTTTTCTCCCCCTCGCCACGTGCCCAGTGCCTTCAGTGTCACCTACACTCGCCGCGGCGCGAACCGCAAGCAGCTGAAAAGGCGCGCTTTGGTGGAGAAGAAGTCTTCGAAAAAGCTCAAAGCACTCAAACAAACCCTAAAGCCCGTTCCTTTTTCATCCTTAAAAAATACCCTTGATTTATCCCGCCACGAATCACTGTTAAAACGGCTAGGGTTATGGGATTTCGTGCATCTGGAGTTTGATACGAACATACGCACGGATCTCATCGCCCAACTGATCGCAACGTACAACTCAAACTCGCGTTGCAGCTATGTTAACGGTGTGAGAATTGGTGTGAACCGTGCGGATTTGGCTCGTGCGTTGAATTTGCCTTCAAATTCGACTTCGAAAAAAGATAAGGGTAATGTCAATGTGAATGTTTCTGATGGGTCAGCAGAGACGACGGACTTGGAGGAGTCGATGGCTTTTGTACATGAGATAGTGTCAAATTGGATGCTTTTGCACGATGACATGTCGATTCTGCCTGATGAGGTGATGAGAGTGCTAAAATATATCAAAGAAAAGAGCTTTGAGAAAGTTGATTGGCCTACTTTGATTTGGAATATGATGGAGAAAGAATTGTTGGCTGGTCCAGAATTGAGGAATTGTTATTATGCGTCACATATGCAGTGTCTGATAAAGTCGCAAAAAAAGGAACTTTTGTTGAGCGAAGAGGTAAAAGAGGAGGTGGGAGAGGATGGTGATGGAGATGTGAAAATGTGTGATGGGCTTGAAGATATTAAAGGAAGTGACTTGGAGGAGCATAAGATTGAGTTGAGTCTTGGACAGGACAATGCTGTTGAACTGAAAGCAAGTGTTGAGAataatttgaatgaaaatgctgggaaagaggaaaaagagtTTGTTGGGGAGGGGGATGTAGTTGGTGTTGAAGGAAATAGAAATGAACAGCTCTTATTatttgatgagaaaaaaattggatttgagggggacaaaaaggaagaagaagaaaatggccAGTGGTTCTctgatgataaaaaaaaggtgGGTGAAAATGAGCTTCTTTTGAGGAGGTGTACGGTTGAAGGAGTTGAGGAAATGGACCGAGAGGAGGAGGAAAAGAAGGGCATGGACTGTGATGAGGTGGAAAAGAAACAAGAGGTTGGAGAAGGAGAGGAAGAGGGAGGAGACCAAGAAGACGAGGAAGAGGAGATGGAGGAGGAGGAGCAGCAAGAGGAAGGAGGATTTAGTCCTCCTATGAGAGGTGAGACTTTAGAGATGGTAACCTCAGCTAATCTTATTCAAGGAATGGAAGCAGTGCAAGCTCCAACATATAGATCTGATGTGCACATTTGTGATGATGATTTACCAGCAGATTTTCTTTCGTCTAGGGTTGGTACTCATACAATTCCAGGTGGTTCATCATCACATTTTGTTAATGGGATTAAGAGAGAGATTCTTCATGATAATGACTTGTCTCATCACTCTATTAATGGCGGTAATAAGCGGATGAGGATTTCATGGGATAATAAGTCATCATCAGAGTTTTATATGTATATGGAGCAAATGCAACATCTGATGGAAAAGACTAGGATGCTTTATGAGGCAAAAGAACAAGCTTGTGAGGAATCAAATGTGAATCAACAGTTTTTTCTTAATGAATTGCAGAAGCGGGAGGGCATTATTGAACAGTTGCAAAAGGCTAGGTATGAGGTGGAACAGAAAAGACAAGAGGAAGTTTATAGGCTTGAGCGTGAGCTCTTTTTGATGGGAAATATACTTGAGGGATACAGGAAGGCATTGAAGGAGAATCGCAAGGAATTTGATGAATATAGAGCACGCTGTCCGCTGCCTGATGAGCCACTCTACAAGGATGTTCCTGGCGGTGAAGGTTTAGTTTTGAGTGTTATGGAACTGGAAAAGCAGCGGTTGaagcaagaagaagaagagagaatgAACCGTCTTCTGATTGAAAACAAACTTAAGGACATTGAAGGCGGGTGGATTGCTAAATTTGAAGCACATAAAGATAGGGTTCAGCAGATGTGTAACCGTTTGCTTGATCTTGAAAATGAAGTGAAATCTCTTAAGGAGTTGCTTGCAAAGCGAAAAGGCTCTGAAACTTTGGAATGTGCCCCAAATGAGTTATCTGTACCGTAA